In one Umezawaea sp. Da 62-37 genomic region, the following are encoded:
- a CDS encoding DUF3040 domain-containing protein yields MLSESERRSLDEIEHQFRLDDPHLDNRLAVGKSHPKPTTVLAVLFGSLGVLLLCMGVIGAALLSFGMVSVSLLMRGTTWR; encoded by the coding sequence ATGCTGAGTGAATCCGAGCGCCGTTCGCTGGACGAGATCGAGCACCAGTTCCGCCTCGACGACCCCCACCTCGACAACCGCCTGGCGGTGGGCAAGTCCCACCCCAAACCCACCACCGTCCTCGCCGTGCTCTTCGGCTCGCTCGGCGTCCTGCTCCTGTGCATGGGGGTGATCGGCGCGGCGCTCCTCAGCTTCGGCATGGTGTCGGTCTCGCTGCTCATGCGCGGGACCACCTGGCGCTAG
- a CDS encoding C39 family peptidase, producing MTRIESARLVAAQLGVLATLGALPDLPDGPRLDRAPTPVHDVNGELLLWRIGTCGGRGYVDIAAHPMMGAPLVAVAPEAAWDPEALLDEARSRGVEHDELLFVAYSFPKLAVRYLLGGVEVALLELHTWEPVPPVRADLTEPPGEFERWSLLDELSPEARRAHDERYRQRMEALTHLADALHVDEPVVRRFDRKIVEQVLRPRVEALELQYSHRFADQSSCLGLLGQETSRWSAAASAQMVLDFYRYRYDQERLADELGLGTEENPTGLPASRDFDVVRALENLTGKSLTASMSTSPTFAEHRSEIRANRPVISFVPGHCRVVTGYTRTSSLLLIGASFAALRVADPWPPRAGVVTRWENVDTIVCRNTVTAKVTLVP from the coding sequence ATGACCCGCATCGAGTCGGCTCGGCTGGTAGCGGCGCAGCTGGGCGTGCTGGCGACGCTCGGTGCTCTGCCCGATCTGCCGGACGGGCCGCGCCTGGACCGCGCGCCCACCCCGGTGCACGACGTCAACGGCGAACTGCTGCTGTGGCGGATCGGCACGTGCGGTGGTCGCGGGTACGTCGACATCGCCGCGCACCCGATGATGGGGGCGCCGCTGGTCGCGGTCGCGCCGGAGGCGGCCTGGGACCCGGAGGCGCTGCTGGACGAGGCCCGGAGCAGGGGCGTCGAGCACGACGAGCTGCTGTTCGTGGCCTACAGCTTCCCGAAGCTGGCCGTCCGGTACCTGCTCGGCGGGGTCGAGGTGGCGCTGCTGGAGCTGCACACCTGGGAGCCGGTGCCGCCGGTGCGCGCCGACCTCACCGAGCCGCCCGGCGAGTTCGAGCGGTGGTCGTTGCTCGACGAGCTGTCCCCCGAGGCGCGGCGCGCGCACGACGAGCGGTACCGGCAGCGGATGGAGGCGCTGACGCACCTGGCGGACGCGCTGCACGTGGACGAGCCGGTGGTGCGGCGGTTCGACCGCAAGATCGTGGAGCAGGTGCTCAGGCCGCGGGTCGAGGCGCTGGAACTGCAGTACTCGCACCGGTTCGCCGACCAGTCGAGCTGCCTCGGGCTGCTCGGCCAGGAAACCAGCCGGTGGAGCGCCGCGGCGAGCGCGCAGATGGTCCTGGACTTCTACCGCTACCGGTACGACCAGGAGCGGCTGGCCGACGAACTGGGGCTGGGCACCGAGGAGAACCCCACCGGGCTGCCCGCGAGCCGCGACTTCGACGTGGTCAGGGCGTTGGAGAACCTCACGGGCAAGTCGCTGACCGCGTCGATGTCCACCTCCCCGACGTTCGCCGAGCACCGCTCCGAGATCCGCGCGAACCGGCCGGTGATCAGCTTCGTCCCCGGTCACTGCCGCGTGGTCACGGGCTACACGCGCACCAGTTCGCTGCTGCTGATCGGCGCGAGCTTCGCCGCGCTGCGGGTCGCCGACCCGTGGCCGCCCAGGGCGGGCGTGGTGACCCGCTGGGAGAATGTGGACACGATCGTCTGCCGGAACACGGTGACCGCGAAGGTGACGCTGGTGCCCTAG
- a CDS encoding ATP-binding cassette domain-containing protein, with protein sequence MGFLDANGLAFRLPDGRELFRDVSFKVGTNSVVALVGANGVGKTTLLRILSGELTPTAGSVRVQGGLGVMPQFVGSVRDDSTVRDLLLAVAPPGLRKAALDLDAAELALMEVDDEPTQMAYANAITTWGEQGGYDVEVLWDTVTVAALGVPYDRARFRDVRTLSGGEQKRLVLEALLRGHEQVLLLDEPDNYLDVPGKRWLEQRLSETDKAVLLVSHDRELLSIAATHVVTVEAHSAWTHSGSFGTWHDARTARIERLKELHRRWNEEHERLKELVRTLQIQATISEVMAAKYRVMSAKLKKYEDAGPPPELPTDEKVTPRLRGGRTAVRAVTCEKLELTGLMKPFDTEIFFGDRVAVLGSNGSGKSHFLRLLGGGEVAHTGVCKTGSRVLPGLFAQTHQHPEWIGRTLVDILWHGEGSRTGKDRGAAMAILTRYGLGPSGDQKFESLSGGQQARFQVLLLELSGSTLLLLDEPTDNLDLNSAEALQRALEEFTGTVVAVTHDRWFARSFDRFLLFRSDGVVSEVDEPVWDEARVQRTR encoded by the coding sequence GTGGGGTTCCTCGATGCGAACGGTCTCGCCTTCCGCCTTCCGGATGGACGCGAGCTGTTTCGCGATGTGTCGTTCAAGGTCGGTACGAATTCCGTGGTCGCGCTGGTGGGTGCCAACGGGGTCGGCAAGACCACGTTGCTGCGGATCCTCTCGGGTGAGCTGACCCCGACGGCCGGCAGCGTTCGCGTGCAGGGCGGCCTGGGGGTGATGCCGCAGTTCGTCGGTTCGGTCCGCGACGACAGCACCGTCCGCGACCTGCTGCTCGCCGTCGCCCCACCTGGCCTGCGCAAAGCCGCGCTCGACCTGGACGCCGCCGAGCTGGCGCTGATGGAGGTCGACGACGAGCCGACCCAGATGGCGTACGCGAACGCCATCACGACCTGGGGCGAGCAGGGCGGCTACGACGTCGAGGTCCTCTGGGACACCGTCACGGTCGCCGCCCTCGGCGTGCCGTACGACCGCGCCCGCTTCCGCGACGTGCGCACGCTCTCCGGCGGCGAGCAGAAGCGGCTGGTGCTCGAGGCGTTGCTTCGGGGTCACGAACAGGTGCTGCTGCTCGACGAGCCGGACAACTACCTCGACGTGCCCGGCAAGCGGTGGCTGGAGCAGCGCCTGTCCGAGACGGACAAGGCCGTGCTGCTGGTCAGCCACGACCGGGAGCTGCTGTCGATCGCGGCGACCCACGTCGTCACCGTCGAGGCGCACAGCGCGTGGACGCACAGCGGCTCGTTCGGCACCTGGCACGACGCCCGCACCGCCCGCATCGAACGCCTGAAGGAACTGCACCGCCGTTGGAACGAGGAGCACGAGCGCCTCAAGGAACTGGTCCGCACCCTGCAGATCCAGGCCACGATCTCCGAGGTCATGGCCGCCAAGTACCGCGTCATGTCGGCGAAGCTCAAGAAGTACGAGGACGCGGGCCCGCCGCCGGAGCTGCCCACCGACGAGAAGGTCACGCCCCGCCTGCGCGGTGGCCGCACGGCCGTCCGCGCGGTGACGTGCGAGAAGCTCGAGTTGACCGGTCTGATGAAGCCGTTCGACACGGAGATCTTCTTCGGCGACCGGGTCGCGGTGCTCGGCTCCAACGGTTCCGGCAAGAGCCACTTCCTGCGGCTGCTCGGCGGCGGTGAGGTCGCGCACACCGGCGTGTGCAAGACGGGCTCGCGCGTTCTGCCTGGCCTGTTCGCCCAGACCCACCAGCACCCGGAGTGGATCGGCCGCACCCTGGTCGACATCCTGTGGCACGGCGAGGGCTCCCGCACCGGCAAGGACCGCGGCGCCGCCATGGCCATCCTGACCCGCTACGGCCTCGGTCCCAGCGGCGACCAGAAGTTCGAGTCGCTGTCCGGCGGCCAGCAGGCCCGCTTCCAGGTGCTGCTGCTGGAACTGTCCGGCTCGACGTTGCTCCTGCTCGACGAGCCCACCGACAACCTGGACCTCAACTCGGCCGAGGCCCTCCAACGCGCGTTGGAGGAGTTCACCGGAACCGTCGTCGCCGTCACCCACGACCGCTGGTTCGCCCGCTCCTTCGACCGCTTCCTGCTCTTCCGCTCCGACGGCGTCGTCTCCGAGGTCGACGAACCCGTCTGGGACGAGGCCCGCGTACAACGCACCCGCTAA
- a CDS encoding histidine phosphatase family protein has translation MTDLGWIGLIRHGESTGNIARERAEAEGLDVIEIAERDADVPLSPRGEEHGRAVGRWLTSLPADQRPDVIVCSPYQRTLATAWLATREIDYQPVQVVDERLRDRELGVLDLLTVHGVAKQYPGELARMRRLGKFYHRPPGGESWADVALRLRSLLSDLERDHPGERVLLFAHEVTAYLLRYLLEGVPEKDLLAVARSTVVANGSLTSWTRADAEFRLVHEHSVEHLGEMEEPTVEVPIRPSTWRATRSRTWRRTG, from the coding sequence GTGACGGATCTCGGGTGGATCGGCTTGATCAGGCACGGCGAAAGCACGGGCAACATCGCCAGGGAACGGGCCGAGGCCGAGGGGCTGGACGTCATCGAGATAGCCGAGCGGGACGCGGACGTGCCGCTGTCGCCGCGGGGTGAGGAGCACGGGCGGGCCGTCGGGCGGTGGTTGACGTCGTTGCCCGCCGACCAGCGGCCGGACGTGATCGTGTGCTCGCCCTACCAGCGGACGTTGGCGACGGCCTGGCTGGCGACGCGGGAGATCGACTACCAGCCGGTGCAGGTGGTGGACGAGCGGCTGCGGGACCGGGAGCTCGGCGTCCTGGACCTGCTGACCGTGCACGGCGTGGCGAAGCAGTACCCCGGTGAACTGGCCCGGATGCGGAGGTTGGGGAAGTTCTACCACCGGCCGCCCGGTGGGGAGTCCTGGGCGGACGTGGCGTTGCGGCTGCGGTCGCTGTTGTCGGACCTGGAGAGGGATCATCCGGGCGAGCGCGTGTTGCTGTTCGCGCACGAGGTGACGGCCTACCTGCTGCGGTACCTGCTGGAAGGCGTGCCGGAGAAGGACCTGCTGGCGGTGGCGCGCAGCACCGTCGTGGCCAACGGCTCGCTGACGTCGTGGACCCGCGCCGACGCCGAGTTCCGCCTGGTGCACGAACACTCCGTCGAGCACCTGGGCGAGATGGAGGAGCCGACCGTCGAGGTGCCCATCCGCCCCAGCACCTGGCGCGCCACCCGCTCACGCACCTGGCGCCGCACCGGCTAA
- a CDS encoding DUF2252 domain-containing protein, with protein MGERVRARAAAALGRWTEPEEVLAQGRALRDAVGHQAHRKALLAVDRPSIPDYVRASNRGRLDELVPLRIGRMIASPFSFFRGSAGLMAGDLAVSPRSGVDAQLCGDAHAANFGLYGTPEGRIVMDVNDFDETLPGPWEWDLKRLATSLVLAGREGGVSEKGCRDAAEDAVRAYRGALRHLAEVPFLESWSALGDESVLSKAKADDLTEEFSKAASKARKNTSARIAAKWTRKEGEHWRFVADPPVLTRIPEETADAVVGALPAYVDTLRESRRNLITRYGVSDVAFRVVGTGSVGLRNYLVLLHGNGDEALVLQAKEARPSALAPFLGAPMARHEGKRIVHGARLVQAETDILLGWTTIEGRPFIVRQFRNRKGEIDATALKRDDLDDYGRFAGALLARAHTRSVDPRLLAGYCEDGGDLDEAFAKYAIDYADQTESDHGGLVAEVKAGRMPALIEED; from the coding sequence ATGGGTGAACGGGTACGCGCGCGGGCGGCGGCGGCGCTGGGTCGGTGGACCGAGCCGGAGGAGGTGCTCGCGCAGGGCCGCGCGCTGCGCGACGCCGTCGGCCACCAGGCGCACCGCAAGGCGCTGCTGGCCGTGGACCGGCCGTCCATCCCGGACTACGTGCGCGCGAGCAATCGGGGCAGGCTCGACGAGCTGGTCCCGTTGCGGATCGGCCGGATGATCGCCTCGCCGTTCTCGTTCTTCCGCGGCAGCGCGGGCCTGATGGCGGGCGACCTCGCGGTGAGCCCGCGCAGCGGCGTGGACGCGCAGCTGTGCGGTGACGCGCACGCGGCGAACTTCGGCCTCTACGGCACGCCCGAGGGTCGGATCGTCATGGACGTCAACGACTTCGACGAGACGCTGCCCGGCCCGTGGGAGTGGGACCTCAAGCGGTTGGCGACCAGCCTCGTGCTCGCGGGCCGCGAGGGCGGGGTGTCGGAGAAGGGCTGCCGCGACGCCGCCGAGGACGCCGTCCGCGCGTACCGGGGCGCGCTGCGGCACCTGGCCGAGGTGCCGTTCCTGGAGTCGTGGAGCGCGCTGGGCGACGAGTCGGTGCTGAGCAAGGCCAAGGCCGACGACCTGACCGAGGAGTTCAGCAAGGCGGCGTCCAAGGCGCGCAAGAACACCAGCGCGCGGATCGCCGCGAAGTGGACCCGCAAGGAGGGCGAGCACTGGCGGTTCGTCGCCGACCCGCCGGTGCTCACCAGGATCCCCGAGGAGACCGCCGACGCCGTGGTCGGCGCGCTGCCCGCGTACGTGGACACGCTGCGCGAGTCCCGCCGCAACCTGATCACCCGCTACGGCGTGTCCGACGTGGCGTTCCGGGTGGTCGGCACCGGCAGCGTCGGGCTGCGCAACTACCTGGTCCTGCTGCACGGCAACGGCGACGAGGCGCTCGTCCTCCAGGCCAAGGAGGCCCGCCCGTCGGCGCTGGCCCCGTTCCTGGGCGCGCCCATGGCCAGGCACGAGGGCAAGCGGATCGTGCACGGCGCGCGGCTCGTGCAGGCCGAGACGGACATCCTGCTCGGCTGGACGACCATCGAGGGCAGGCCGTTCATCGTCCGCCAGTTCCGCAACCGCAAGGGCGAGATCGACGCCACCGCGCTCAAGCGCGACGACCTGGACGACTACGGCCGGTTCGCGGGCGCGCTGCTGGCCCGCGCGCACACCCGCTCGGTCGACCCCCGGCTGCTCGCGGGCTACTGCGAGGACGGCGGGGACCTCGACGAGGCGTTCGCGAAGTACGCGATCGACTACGCCGACCAGACCGAGTCCGACCACGGCGGGCTGGTGGCCGAGGTGAAGGCGGGCCGGATGCCCGCGCTCATCGAGGAGGACTGA
- the rocD gene encoding ornithine--oxo-acid transaminase, with amino-acid sequence MTAIAVLTTVPPAHAADFIALDEAWSTHNYHPLPVVISHGEGAWVTDVDGRRYLDFLSGYSSLNFGHRHPALIAAAVEQLGRVTLTSRAFHHDQFGLFCRELAELTGTEMVLAMNSGAEAVESAVKVARKWAYRVKGVPAGTAEIIVAGANFHGRTTTIVSFSTDETARADFGPFTPGFKVVAYGDERALRDAITERTAAVLIEPIQGEAGVVVPPEGYLAAVRRICDENNVLMIADEIQSGLGRTGELLALDDAGVRADLYTLGKALGGGIMPVSAVVGSRAVLGVLKPGEHGSTFGGNPLACAVGRAVVKLLATGEFQERSRELGGHLHARLGELIGHGVSEVRGRGLWAGVEIAPGGPKGRAASEALAAHGVLCKETHDSTLRVAPPLVITREELDRGVEAIAAVVAR; translated from the coding sequence ATGACCGCCATCGCCGTTCTCACCACCGTGCCCCCGGCCCACGCGGCCGACTTCATCGCGCTCGACGAGGCCTGGAGCACGCACAACTACCACCCGCTGCCGGTCGTGATCTCCCACGGCGAGGGGGCGTGGGTGACGGACGTGGACGGTCGCCGGTACCTGGACTTCCTGTCCGGCTACTCGTCCCTCAACTTCGGCCACCGCCACCCCGCGCTGATCGCCGCCGCGGTCGAGCAGCTCGGCCGCGTCACGCTGACCAGCCGCGCGTTCCACCACGACCAGTTCGGCCTGTTCTGCCGCGAGCTGGCCGAGCTGACCGGCACCGAGATGGTGCTGGCGATGAACTCCGGCGCCGAGGCCGTCGAGTCGGCCGTCAAGGTCGCCCGCAAGTGGGCCTACCGGGTCAAGGGCGTCCCGGCGGGCACCGCGGAGATCATCGTCGCGGGCGCGAACTTCCACGGCCGCACCACCACGATCGTGTCGTTCTCGACCGACGAGACCGCGCGCGCCGACTTCGGGCCGTTCACGCCCGGCTTCAAGGTCGTGGCCTACGGCGACGAGCGGGCGCTGCGCGACGCGATCACCGAGCGGACCGCGGCCGTGCTGATCGAGCCCATCCAGGGCGAGGCCGGCGTCGTGGTGCCGCCCGAGGGCTACCTGGCGGCCGTGCGGCGGATCTGCGACGAGAACAACGTGCTGATGATCGCCGACGAGATCCAGTCCGGCCTCGGCCGCACCGGCGAGCTGCTCGCGCTGGACGACGCGGGTGTGCGCGCCGACCTGTACACGCTGGGCAAGGCGCTGGGCGGCGGGATCATGCCGGTGTCGGCCGTGGTGGGCAGCCGGGCGGTGCTGGGGGTGCTCAAGCCCGGCGAGCACGGGTCCACGTTCGGCGGCAACCCGCTGGCCTGCGCCGTCGGCCGGGCCGTGGTGAAGCTGCTGGCGACCGGCGAGTTCCAGGAGCGCTCCCGCGAGCTGGGCGGCCACCTGCACGCCCGACTGGGTGAACTGATCGGCCACGGCGTGTCCGAGGTGCGCGGCCGCGGGCTGTGGGCGGGCGTCGAGATCGCGCCGGGCGGACCGAAGGGCCGGGCGGCCTCGGAGGCGCTCGCGGCGCACGGCGTGCTGTGCAAGGAGACGCACGACTCGACGCTGCGCGTCGCTCCCCCGCTGGTGATCACCCGCGAGGAGCTCGACCGGGGCGTGGAGGCCATCGCGGCGGTCGTAGCGCGATAG